A window of the Xanthocytophaga agilis genome harbors these coding sequences:
- a CDS encoding VCBS repeat-containing protein → MRFFFTLSLYIFLLSNSIFFYSCTTPETYPGEAADRELAEKYCQSCHQLPTPDLVDKKTWKEAVFPKMGPLLGITGFEGILYKQEKGFLNSYLFPDKPILSDEEWRSVMRYFITLAPEKMPSQITHTPIRKTLSLFQVHTPKFPFENPVLSLVKIDTLHNKLYFGDGEKGILFHTDKSLKTFAFTRLGTGPVQMDSRKEGARILLMGSFHPSDFRNGELTYLQSDSSVADAIITGLSRPTHVAYQDLNADGKEDIVVSGFGYYTGSLNWYERVRHQYMEHILNPSAGAIQSAISDFNKDGKPDIVVLMAQGNEGFDLYTNKGNGVFSPPERIIQFHPSFGSNSFSLVDFNNDGELDIMATNGDNGDYKQILKPYHGLRIYLNDGDNHFTEKYFYPINGITKAVPVDFDQDGDLDIATIAYFPDYEKHPEESFVYLENKGNFQFEPFTFPEFDFGRWQVMDTGDIDQDGDIDILLGSCVLSIYPVPEKYTQKWDTLKYPVVWLENKKISGR, encoded by the coding sequence ATGCGTTTTTTCTTTACACTCTCCCTTTATATCTTTCTACTAAGCAATAGTATCTTTTTTTATTCCTGTACTACACCTGAAACTTATCCAGGGGAGGCCGCGGATCGTGAATTAGCAGAAAAGTATTGCCAGTCATGTCACCAATTACCCACGCCTGATTTAGTAGATAAGAAGACATGGAAAGAGGCAGTCTTTCCCAAGATGGGGCCATTATTAGGTATTACGGGTTTTGAGGGAATACTTTATAAACAAGAGAAAGGTTTTCTCAACTCCTATTTATTTCCTGATAAACCTATTTTATCAGATGAGGAATGGCGGTCAGTAATGCGCTACTTCATTACATTGGCACCTGAAAAAATGCCTTCGCAGATTACACACACACCGATCCGGAAAACACTTTCACTTTTTCAGGTCCATACACCAAAATTTCCTTTTGAAAATCCAGTATTGTCATTGGTAAAGATAGATACTCTTCATAATAAACTATATTTTGGAGATGGAGAAAAAGGTATATTGTTTCATACTGACAAGTCCTTGAAAACATTTGCATTTACAAGGTTGGGTACTGGTCCTGTACAAATGGATAGTAGAAAGGAGGGTGCTAGGATATTATTAATGGGATCTTTTCATCCTTCTGATTTTAGAAACGGCGAACTAACATATCTCCAATCAGACTCATCGGTTGCCGATGCCATTATTACTGGTTTAAGCCGTCCAACACATGTTGCCTACCAGGATTTGAATGCAGATGGCAAAGAAGATATTGTCGTGTCTGGATTTGGCTATTATACAGGGTCTTTGAATTGGTATGAAAGAGTCAGACATCAATACATGGAACATATTTTAAATCCTTCTGCGGGAGCTATTCAATCTGCTATAAGCGACTTTAACAAAGATGGAAAACCAGACATAGTAGTACTTATGGCCCAGGGTAACGAGGGTTTTGACCTATATACAAACAAGGGAAATGGTGTTTTTTCACCTCCTGAGAGAATTATTCAGTTTCATCCGTCCTTTGGGTCTAATTCGTTTTCCTTGGTTGATTTTAACAATGATGGAGAATTAGACATTATGGCTACCAATGGCGATAATGGTGACTATAAGCAGATTCTAAAGCCTTATCATGGCCTAAGGATTTATTTAAATGATGGAGATAATCATTTTACCGAAAAGTATTTTTATCCTATTAATGGCATCACAAAAGCTGTCCCGGTAGACTTTGATCAGGATGGAGATTTAGATATTGCTACAATTGCTTACTTTCCAGATTATGAAAAACATCCGGAAGAGAGCTTCGTATACTTGGAGAATAAGGGAAACTTTCAGTTTGAGCCTTTCACTTTTCCTGAATTTGATTTCGGTCGCTGGCAAGTAATGGATACAGGTGATATAGATCAGGATGGAGATATAGACATTCTTTTAGGCTCTTGTGTACTCTCCATTTATCCTGTTCCAGAGAAATATACCCAAAAGTGGGATACTTTGAAGTATCCTGTGGTATGGCTGGAGAATAAAAAAATTTCAGGAAGATAA
- a CDS encoding spheroidene monooxygenase, with protein MDFRFLMPANNYQSVVALSFFQFPINKRWWALGQMGKSSLLTSTPRGLLFGKMLGSGKGGFSMVPDFTRYALLTVWSTLEDATYFFQSGLSKEYLLNTSEIYSLLLLPTRSHGSWDRKNPFVETYTIKDTTLPVVVLTRATICWYRLPEFWSNVPRVQAIIQDSPGLLFSIGVGELPLIQQATISIWENSDAIKDFAYQKTFHKEVVHKTRTRNWYKEELFARFLPLATYGTYQGKDILESYFKK; from the coding sequence ATGGATTTTCGTTTTCTGATGCCTGCCAATAATTATCAGTCTGTAGTTGCTTTGTCTTTCTTTCAATTTCCAATTAATAAAAGGTGGTGGGCATTAGGACAAATGGGAAAATCCAGTTTGTTAACTTCAACTCCCAGAGGATTACTTTTCGGAAAAATGCTTGGTAGTGGTAAGGGAGGATTTAGCATGGTTCCGGATTTTACACGTTATGCTTTGCTCACAGTCTGGAGTACACTTGAAGATGCTACTTATTTTTTTCAATCAGGTTTATCCAAAGAATATTTATTAAATACCAGTGAAATCTATAGTCTTCTGTTATTGCCAACTCGCTCTCATGGGTCTTGGGATCGTAAAAATCCATTTGTCGAAACCTACACTATCAAAGATACTACACTGCCAGTTGTAGTGCTTACCCGAGCTACCATCTGTTGGTATCGATTACCAGAATTCTGGTCTAATGTACCCCGCGTACAGGCAATCATTCAAGACTCACCTGGCTTATTATTTTCCATTGGGGTAGGGGAGTTACCATTGATTCAACAAGCTACTATAAGTATTTGGGAGAATTCGGATGCTATAAAGGATTTTGCTTATCAGAAAACCTTTCACAAAGAAGTTGTACACAAGACCCGTACCCGAAACTGGTATAAAGAAGAGCTATTTGCAAGATTTCTCCCTTTAGCTACATATGGTACCTATCAGGGCAAAGATATTTTGGAATCATACTTTAAAAAGTGA
- a CDS encoding outer membrane beta-barrel protein — translation MRKVVLLAFAVTTLFFNANAQDSTPAATEEDKGKFTFSGYLDSYYLGNFNKPLSRLNTGASGLDEGGVTVIGGNARAFDAVAGQFSLGLVQTKAVYSNKKSEAVIDLTFGPNADLGNYGNYVGPLGGGSTALAIKQAYFTYKATDKLSFTAGQFGTHIGYEVIDAPINYNYSLSNLFNNGPFYHIGLKGTYAFSDKVALMAGIVNNIDNLYDNNRAKAIISQLYVQPVSGWNVYLNWIGSNEAPSQTTVDGAYYSLFDLTTSYQITEKFFLGLNAAMGSEKGGSGDDAKTWGGVALYSNVAISDVFGLGARYEYFDNTSGVRAVRNGLGAGTTVNSVTVTGNFTLADGHLLIKPEYRLDSYPKLSGGGNEQHQKFEDSDGVFSKNTQSTLTLAFIYKF, via the coding sequence ATGAGAAAAGTTGTACTTCTGGCTTTCGCCGTCACCACTCTGTTCTTTAATGCAAATGCACAAGATTCTACACCTGCAGCTACAGAGGAGGATAAAGGAAAGTTTACTTTTTCTGGCTACCTGGACTCCTACTACTTGGGTAATTTCAATAAGCCACTTTCACGCCTTAATACAGGTGCATCTGGTTTAGATGAAGGAGGTGTTACTGTTATAGGAGGAAATGCCCGTGCTTTTGATGCTGTTGCAGGACAATTTTCACTGGGGCTGGTACAAACAAAAGCTGTATACAGCAATAAGAAATCAGAGGCTGTTATTGACTTGACATTTGGCCCAAATGCTGACTTAGGTAACTATGGTAATTATGTTGGACCCCTAGGAGGTGGATCTACTGCTCTTGCTATCAAACAGGCTTACTTTACTTATAAAGCAACAGATAAGTTATCATTCACTGCTGGACAGTTTGGTACTCATATAGGATATGAAGTGATTGATGCTCCTATCAATTACAATTATTCCTTATCAAACTTATTCAATAATGGGCCTTTCTACCATATAGGCTTAAAAGGTACCTATGCTTTCTCTGATAAAGTTGCTTTAATGGCTGGTATTGTCAACAATATAGATAACCTGTATGATAACAATCGTGCAAAAGCCATCATAAGTCAATTATATGTACAACCTGTTTCTGGTTGGAATGTGTATCTGAACTGGATTGGTAGCAATGAAGCACCATCACAGACTACCGTTGATGGAGCTTATTATTCATTATTTGACCTTACTACATCTTACCAGATAACTGAGAAGTTCTTCCTGGGCCTAAATGCTGCCATGGGGAGTGAAAAAGGTGGCTCTGGGGATGACGCTAAAACCTGGGGTGGAGTAGCACTATATAGTAATGTTGCTATTTCAGATGTGTTTGGTTTAGGAGCTCGTTACGAATATTTCGATAACACCAGTGGTGTTAGAGCAGTAAGAAATGGATTAGGTGCTGGTACCACTGTTAACTCTGTAACTGTAACGGGAAACTTTACATTGGCTGATGGTCATTTGTTGATCAAACCTGAGTACAGATTAGATAGCTATCCTAAACTATCAGGTGGAGGAAATGAGCAACATCAGAAATTTGAGGATAGTGATGGTGTATTCAGTAAAAATACCCAATCAACTCTTACACTGGCATTCATCTACAAGTTCTAA
- a CDS encoding DUF4468 domain-containing protein, with product MKLISVRFFWHRILLITGLNMILGWSYAQSILPVENNKIVFYEVNSTDSIPKELLHQNAYNWLVAQKFNSIVDSLTADGHKLTAISEYPVYATGYLTKRQNGSVSYTIQIEVKENKYRYRLTDFVFHYYHENRNYQVVPTGKVKPLEDAKASGWQKTWESNKKATYVLVNNLVAGLKKAMIYNPVQEKVAKGPIKEW from the coding sequence ATGAAATTGATTTCAGTACGTTTCTTTTGGCATCGTATTCTTTTGATCACTGGATTGAATATGATCCTTGGCTGGTCTTATGCTCAAAGCATACTTCCTGTCGAAAATAATAAGATTGTTTTTTATGAGGTTAATTCAACTGATTCAATTCCAAAAGAACTACTGCATCAGAATGCTTATAATTGGTTGGTTGCTCAGAAATTTAACTCAATAGTTGATTCATTAACTGCTGATGGCCATAAACTCACTGCGATAAGTGAGTATCCTGTTTATGCAACTGGCTATTTAACCAAAAGGCAAAATGGCTCAGTCTCCTATACAATTCAGATTGAAGTAAAAGAAAACAAATATCGGTATCGCTTAACAGACTTTGTTTTTCACTATTACCACGAAAACAGAAACTATCAGGTTGTGCCCACAGGAAAAGTGAAACCTTTAGAAGACGCAAAAGCTTCAGGATGGCAAAAAACCTGGGAGTCTAATAAAAAAGCAACATATGTTTTAGTCAATAATCTAGTTGCAGGCCTTAAGAAAGCCATGATATATAATCCAGTTCAGGAGAAAGTGGCAAAAGGTCCAATAAAAGAATGGTAA
- a CDS encoding sensor histidine kinase: MYIFNYDFVFSNQWRYRLARHILFWIAFILFCTVIYSYRPVIPEGVSYWKIVLMAFTNAIIFTFNHIALSYSIIYWLIPSYLLKGKYIHLAIGLCLCILGSGFFSFFLSSYIVNGYLAILGWPTHRFPLSIGLMAGLRGGITIAGFAAAIKLSKYWYLKQSAFQQVEKEKLTAELQLLKAQLHPHFLFNTLNNLYALTLTKSDYAPEVVVKLSGLLRYMLYDCNVAEVSLEKEIQIIQNYVELEQMRYGEHVDVSLNFTGDITGKMIAPLLLMPFLENAFKHGVSEQIDQAWISLDLSVDKNRMRLKLINSKSEENQVSSYTGGIGLQNVKKRMELIYPKQYDLKIVEQDEIFVVILNLELQNDITKQTENSQQYKTIQTQWA; this comes from the coding sequence ATGTACATCTTTAATTATGACTTCGTTTTCTCTAATCAATGGAGATATCGGCTTGCTCGTCATATTCTATTCTGGATAGCATTCATCCTTTTTTGTACAGTGATCTATAGCTACAGGCCTGTTATTCCGGAAGGAGTCTCTTACTGGAAGATCGTGTTAATGGCCTTTACCAATGCCATTATATTTACATTTAACCATATTGCTCTGAGCTATTCTATCATTTACTGGCTTATCCCCTCCTATTTGCTAAAAGGAAAATATATACACCTGGCGATTGGACTATGCCTTTGTATATTGGGATCAGGTTTCTTTTCTTTTTTTTTATCGTCTTATATAGTAAATGGTTACTTAGCGATTTTAGGATGGCCGACCCATCGTTTTCCTTTATCAATTGGCCTGATGGCAGGATTACGAGGTGGTATCACGATAGCAGGATTTGCCGCGGCCATTAAGCTTTCCAAGTATTGGTATTTAAAACAAAGCGCATTCCAACAAGTAGAAAAAGAAAAGCTAACAGCAGAACTCCAACTACTTAAAGCCCAGTTGCATCCTCATTTTCTATTTAATACATTAAATAATCTGTATGCACTTACGCTTACCAAGTCAGATTATGCTCCAGAAGTAGTAGTAAAATTGTCTGGCTTGTTACGATATATGTTATATGATTGTAATGTTGCGGAAGTCTCTCTGGAAAAAGAAATACAGATTATTCAAAATTATGTTGAACTGGAACAAATGCGTTATGGAGAACATGTAGATGTATCTCTCAACTTTACTGGAGATATAACAGGTAAAATGATAGCGCCTTTACTTCTTATGCCATTTCTAGAGAATGCATTCAAACATGGCGTCAGTGAACAAATAGATCAGGCATGGATTAGTCTTGATTTATCTGTTGATAAGAATCGAATGCGGCTGAAATTAATTAATAGCAAGAGTGAAGAAAATCAGGTAAGTTCCTATACAGGAGGCATTGGATTACAAAATGTAAAAAAAAGGATGGAACTGATCTATCCTAAACAATATGACCTTAAAATAGTAGAACAGGATGAAATCTTTGTGGTGATACTCAATCTGGAATTACAAAATGATATAACCAAACAAACAGAAAACAGTCAACAGTACAAAACGATACAAACCCAATGGGCATGA
- a CDS encoding glycosyltransferase family 2 protein encodes MEIHNTIFFSIIIPTYNRASFLPATLQSLLKQTFKDYEVIVVDDGSTDNTEEVMKGLTDDHIRYYKKENGERAAARNFGIKQARGQYITFLDSDDIFYEQCLSNAYESILKFENPPLLHVAYEVTDRNLKSKVKVNNLVSDDIYVLVKGNPLSCMGVFLRRDIANTYQFTEDRALAGSEDWELWLRVVANVGIKVDNRVSAALIDHDSRSVKHFVEGNLVERKELALRYAFEDETVKKIFSPYWKKINSYCDSYIALHLVLGHQYRKGLSFWFTSLLEYPLSLFERRSMAIVKYSILGLLKR; translated from the coding sequence ATGGAAATTCACAACACTATTTTCTTCTCTATAATTATACCTACTTATAACCGTGCGAGTTTTTTACCCGCGACATTACAGTCATTACTGAAACAAACTTTTAAGGATTATGAAGTTATAGTAGTTGATGATGGCAGTACAGACAACACAGAAGAGGTGATGAAAGGGCTGACTGATGATCATATTCGTTATTATAAAAAAGAAAATGGAGAAAGAGCTGCCGCCAGAAATTTTGGAATTAAACAGGCGAGAGGACAGTATATAACATTTCTGGATTCTGATGATATCTTTTATGAGCAATGCCTTTCAAATGCATATGAAAGTATCTTAAAGTTTGAAAATCCTCCATTATTGCATGTTGCCTATGAAGTGACAGATAGGAATCTGAAATCTAAAGTGAAAGTAAATAATCTTGTCTCGGATGATATCTACGTATTGGTAAAAGGAAATCCTTTAAGTTGTATGGGGGTATTTCTTCGAAGAGATATTGCAAATACATACCAATTCACAGAAGACCGGGCTTTAGCTGGTTCTGAAGATTGGGAATTATGGTTACGTGTAGTTGCTAATGTAGGTATTAAAGTAGATAATCGAGTTTCGGCTGCATTGATAGATCACGATTCCCGAAGTGTAAAGCACTTCGTAGAAGGCAATCTTGTTGAAAGAAAAGAGTTGGCTCTGCGGTATGCCTTTGAGGACGAGACTGTTAAGAAGATATTTTCTCCGTATTGGAAAAAGATTAACTCATACTGTGATTCGTATATCGCATTGCATTTGGTGTTAGGACATCAGTACCGAAAAGGATTATCATTTTGGTTTACTTCACTTCTGGAATATCCGCTATCCCTATTTGAAAGGCGTTCAATGGCTATTGTTAAGTATTCCATTCTTGGGCTTTTAAAGCGATAA
- the pgeF gene encoding peptidoglycan editing factor PgeF: MTVPTLSLAYRPEIFTKFPHLIAAQSLRHGGVSPAPFTSLNLGLSSGDERKNVLENRNRFFNNLGFQPEDIALSYQVHDDKVLVATQPGNYEGYDAIVTNSPGVFVGVSIADCTPILIYDSSSNAVAAIHAGWKGTMKQIVSKTLQTMTQHFGTNPVNCFAYIGTCISECAFEVDADVADYFTSDYKRWDSEKNKFFVDLKQANFSQLLKAGIPKEQVEVSPFCTVEHNDNYFSYRKEGKKSGRMFVVIGQRTNR, from the coding sequence ATGACAGTCCCAACCCTCTCCCTAGCTTATCGACCTGAGATATTTACTAAATTTCCTCATCTTATTGCAGCTCAGAGTCTAAGACATGGAGGTGTCAGTCCTGCACCATTCACTTCTCTTAACTTAGGGCTTTCTTCAGGTGATGAAAGGAAAAATGTACTTGAAAACAGAAATCGTTTTTTCAATAACCTGGGCTTCCAACCCGAAGACATAGCCTTATCCTATCAGGTTCATGATGACAAAGTATTGGTGGCGACCCAACCTGGCAATTACGAAGGCTATGATGCCATTGTGACAAACTCACCAGGTGTATTTGTTGGTGTCTCCATAGCTGACTGCACACCTATCCTAATTTACGACTCTAGTAGTAATGCAGTTGCAGCCATTCATGCAGGATGGAAAGGAACTATGAAACAAATAGTGTCAAAAACACTGCAAACAATGACACAACACTTTGGAACAAATCCGGTGAATTGTTTTGCATATATTGGTACCTGTATTAGTGAATGTGCCTTTGAAGTCGATGCAGATGTTGCAGATTATTTTACATCTGATTACAAAAGATGGGATTCTGAGAAAAATAAGTTTTTTGTAGATCTGAAACAAGCAAATTTCTCTCAATTGCTAAAAGCAGGTATTCCAAAAGAGCAAGTTGAGGTTTCTCCCTTCTGTACAGTTGAACATAATGATAATTATTTCTCTTATCGTAAAGAAGGTAAAAAATCAGGCAGAATGTTTGTTGTGATTGGGCAGCGAACTAATAGATAA
- a CDS encoding DedA family protein encodes MEIIKQLIDFILHIDKHLAELISDYGTLTYIILFVIIFVETGLVVMPFLPGDSLLFAAGAFAAFSNNKDLNIYYLLPLLFVAAFLGDTVNYIIGKYIGPKAFSGKIKFLKKEYLDQTQAFFDKHGGKSIIYARFVPIVRTFAPFVAGVGSMNYGKFISYNIIGGLIWVIGLTLAGYFFGGISIIKDNFEKVIILIILISILPPVIEYVRHRFVKKAA; translated from the coding sequence ATGGAAATCATAAAACAACTCATTGACTTTATTTTACATATAGATAAACACCTTGCTGAACTTATCTCTGACTATGGTACTCTTACCTATATTATCCTCTTTGTTATCATCTTTGTAGAAACAGGATTAGTCGTAATGCCCTTTCTACCAGGTGATTCATTATTATTTGCAGCGGGTGCATTTGCTGCGTTTTCTAACAATAAGGACCTTAATATTTACTATCTGCTGCCCTTATTATTTGTCGCTGCATTTTTAGGCGACACAGTGAACTACATAATAGGTAAATACATTGGTCCGAAAGCTTTTAGCGGGAAGATAAAATTCCTGAAGAAAGAATATCTGGATCAAACGCAGGCTTTTTTTGATAAGCATGGTGGTAAATCTATTATTTATGCACGCTTCGTTCCCATTGTTCGTACGTTTGCTCCATTTGTTGCGGGTGTAGGTAGCATGAACTATGGTAAATTTATTTCTTATAATATTATAGGCGGATTAATCTGGGTGATTGGTTTGACATTAGCAGGGTATTTCTTTGGTGGTATTTCTATTATTAAAGATAACTTCGAAAAGGTAATTATTCTGATTATTCTAATTTCAATCCTCCCTCCTGTAATAGAATATGTAAGACATCGATTTGTTAAAAAAGCTGCATAA
- a CDS encoding LytTR family DNA-binding domain-containing protein → MNLKCLLVDDEPPALEVLESHIGNVDGLEVIAKCHNAIQAFSVLQEKNIDLMFLDIKMPKLLGTDFLRTLRNPPKVIFTTAYRDYAVEGFELDAVDYLMKPISLERFLKAIAKVTKVENNFSSEEKKYQPNKDAFLYFRVDRKMVKVLTEDILYIESLKDYIKIFTTNDSKPLVVKQSMNALEEMLSETNFLRIHRSFIVSLSKIKAFTANHITIGSEELPIGRLYSHQILKALKTQI, encoded by the coding sequence ATGAATCTAAAATGTTTATTAGTAGATGATGAACCACCAGCACTGGAAGTATTGGAATCACATATAGGAAATGTAGATGGTCTTGAAGTTATCGCTAAATGTCATAATGCAATTCAGGCATTTAGTGTATTGCAGGAAAAAAATATAGATTTGATGTTTCTGGATATCAAAATGCCTAAGTTATTAGGTACAGACTTTCTACGTACCCTGCGAAATCCACCCAAGGTTATTTTTACTACTGCATATCGTGATTATGCTGTAGAAGGTTTTGAACTGGATGCTGTGGATTATTTGATGAAACCTATTTCACTAGAACGATTTCTGAAAGCAATAGCTAAGGTTACTAAAGTGGAAAATAATTTTTCTTCAGAAGAAAAGAAATATCAACCCAATAAAGATGCCTTTCTCTATTTTCGTGTAGACAGGAAAATGGTTAAAGTTCTCACAGAGGATATTCTTTATATAGAAAGCTTGAAGGATTATATCAAAATTTTTACAACCAATGACTCCAAACCTTTGGTTGTGAAACAAAGTATGAATGCACTGGAAGAAATGCTTTCCGAAACAAATTTTCTTCGTATTCATCGTTCGTTTATTGTATCTCTGAGTAAAATCAAAGCCTTTACAGCTAATCATATTACTATAGGCTCTGAAGAGTTACCAATTGGCAGACTTTATAGTCATCAAATTTTAAAGGCTCTAAAAACACAAATTTAG
- the aroE gene encoding shikimate dehydrogenase (AroE; catalyzes the conversion of shikimate to 3-dehydroshikimate), which yields MRIFGLIGYPLGHSFSKKYFTEKFAKEHITDASYELFPLEDIKLLPGLISSQPNLRGLNVTIPYKEQVIPYLTSIDPAAKRIGAVNVIKIAPDGSTTGYNSDYFGFKFTLEGFLNGNYISEGKSLRKLKALILGTGGASKAVKIALDDMDIENVYISRRPGENIFGYDDLTEKIVGKYLLIINTTPLGMYPEVDVFPPLPYEWLTGDHLLYDLVYNPEQTIFLQKGSKQGAKTFGGLPMLYAQAEKSWDIWTTK from the coding sequence ATGCGTATTTTCGGACTTATTGGTTATCCGTTAGGCCACTCATTTTCTAAGAAATACTTTACAGAAAAGTTTGCTAAAGAGCATATTACAGATGCTTCTTATGAACTATTTCCTTTAGAAGATATTAAACTGTTGCCTGGCCTTATCTCTTCCCAGCCTAACTTACGAGGACTGAATGTCACTATACCTTATAAAGAGCAGGTAATTCCTTATCTAACATCTATAGATCCAGCTGCTAAGCGTATTGGGGCTGTAAATGTGATTAAAATCGCACCTGATGGATCAACTACAGGTTATAATTCAGATTATTTTGGTTTTAAATTCACATTGGAAGGTTTTCTTAACGGAAATTATATTTCAGAAGGAAAGAGTCTCCGAAAATTAAAAGCACTTATTTTAGGAACGGGAGGGGCAAGCAAAGCTGTCAAGATCGCACTGGATGATATGGATATCGAAAATGTGTACATATCGAGACGGCCAGGTGAGAATATATTTGGTTATGATGATCTTACAGAAAAGATCGTGGGTAAGTATTTACTGATTATTAATACTACGCCTCTTGGAATGTATCCGGAAGTTGATGTCTTTCCTCCATTACCCTATGAATGGCTAACAGGCGATCATCTTTTGTATGATCTGGTATATAATCCGGAACAAACTATTTTTTTACAAAAAGGGTCTAAGCAAGGAGCAAAGACATTTGGAGGGTTACCTATGTTGTATGCACAGGCAGAGAAGTCGTGGGATATATGGACAACTAAGTAG
- a CDS encoding ammonium transporter, which yields MNQKSYLPLIILLVVSFAAVFLPAVPTEILTKGTFPDGKPWEISAGDTAWMLTATAFVLLMTPGLAYFYGGMVNMRNVISTMLQSFVSMGVISVLWIVVGFSLAFGDSIGGFIGDPTTFFMFKGVLDAKAPWSLAPTIPLALFAFFQLKFAIITPALITGSFAERVNFKGYVLFIVLFSLIVYSPLAHWTWHPDGFLFKLGVLDFAGGTVVHMSAGWAALAAAIFLKKRKSMVENEVHPPANIPFVLLGTGLLWFGWFGFNAGSAVGAGTLAVSAFATTNIAAAAAGLSWVLFDVAKGKKLSALGFCIGAVVGLVAITPAAGFVTIPTSIFIGTAAGIISNIIAHWKAKSGKIDDTLDVFPCHGVGGMVGMVMTGIFATSAVNSAVVENGLAFGETALFLKHMLALVIVSVFAFVVSYILLVVTNAIVPLRVSEEEERLGLDVSQHDEVLMEA from the coding sequence ATGAACCAAAAGTCCTATTTGCCGCTCATTATTTTACTTGTAGTGAGTTTCGCAGCAGTTTTCCTGCCTGCTGTCCCTACTGAAATCCTTACAAAAGGGACTTTCCCTGATGGAAAGCCTTGGGAAATAAGTGCTGGTGATACTGCCTGGATGCTTACAGCCACAGCTTTCGTTTTGTTGATGACCCCTGGCCTAGCTTATTTCTATGGTGGTATGGTAAATATGCGTAATGTTATTTCTACCATGCTTCAGAGCTTCGTATCTATGGGTGTAATCAGTGTTTTGTGGATTGTAGTTGGTTTTAGTTTGGCTTTTGGAGACTCTATTGGAGGATTTATTGGCGATCCTACTACCTTTTTTATGTTTAAAGGTGTTTTGGATGCAAAAGCCCCTTGGTCTCTGGCACCTACTATCCCATTAGCATTGTTTGCTTTCTTCCAATTAAAATTTGCTATTATTACACCTGCGCTTATCACTGGATCATTTGCAGAACGTGTGAATTTCAAAGGATATGTGCTTTTTATCGTATTATTTAGTTTGATTGTATATTCTCCACTTGCACATTGGACGTGGCACCCTGACGGTTTTTTATTTAAACTAGGTGTATTAGACTTTGCTGGTGGAACAGTTGTACACATGTCTGCTGGTTGGGCTGCATTGGCTGCTGCTATTTTCCTGAAAAAACGCAAATCTATGGTTGAAAATGAAGTTCATCCTCCTGCAAATATTCCATTTGTTCTCTTAGGTACTGGCTTACTTTGGTTTGGATGGTTTGGTTTTAACGCCGGATCTGCTGTAGGAGCAGGTACTTTAGCTGTTAGTGCATTTGCAACTACAAATATTGCTGCTGCTGCTGCTGGACTGTCTTGGGTATTGTTTGATGTAGCTAAAGGTAAAAAATTATCAGCTCTTGGTTTTTGTATTGGTGCTGTTGTTGGTCTGGTTGCAATCACCCCTGCTGCTGGTTTTGTAACAATTCCTACTAGTATCTTTATTGGTACTGCTGCTGGTATTATTAGTAACATAATTGCACATTGGAAGGCTAAGTCAGGAAAAATTGATGATACGTTGGATGTGTTTCCTTGCCATGGTGTTGGTGGTATGGTTGGTATGGTTATGACAGGTATTTTTGCAACTAGCGCAGTAAACTCTGCTGTTGTAGAAAATGGATTAGCATTTGGTGAAACAGCGCTATTCTTAAAACATATGCTGGCATTGGTAATTGTATCTGTTTTTGCATTTGTTGTATCTTATATATTGTTGGTTGTAACAAACGCAATCGTTCCACTACGAGTATCAGAAGAGGAAGAACGTTTAGGATTGGATGTAAGTCAACACGACGAAGTATTAATGGAAGCATAA